A stretch of Paenibacillus peoriae DNA encodes these proteins:
- a CDS encoding beta-galactosidase: MPKSLSLDRFHLGACYYPEHWDESLWSDDLIRMKELGFSVIRIGEFAWSIFEPEEGKFDFTLFDRFLEQADAIGIQVIMGTPTATPPAWLTYKYPEVLNVSMEGVTFQHGQRRHYNYSSPIYLELCARITREMAQHYKDHPAIMGWQIDNELNCEINVFYAEADHQAFRCWLEEKYGTLEQLNKTWGTVFWNQTYDSWKQVHLTRPTVSGSTNPHQSLDEKRFISDNTISFAKLQVDILRSVAPNQWVTTNGVFGHLDSHRMTDQLLDFFSYDSYPQFSTIYPDQGEMPLLDRKWGLSLSNVRGMSPNFCVMEQQSGPGGWVNRMEMPSPRPGQMRLWTYQSIAHGADMILYFRWRTATFGTEMYWHGINDYHNQPNRRVAEAGRVGKELQKVGGRILGKRYVAEVALLRDYDNEWDGELDKWYGPLTKQSELGWYKALQYGHIPSDMVTIRPGMESEQLRELGNYKVLVYTHPAILRDSTAAMLQKYVEDGGILIFGCRTGYKNEFGHCRMQLLPGPAAEMSGVHVEDFTMVNGTASPVSVRFKEQALDFWAPDFNDILNVHADTVEVLAEYASSYYEGKPALTVNRVGEGLVYYWGAAFDLPIAAELLRQLPVASPLAGWCQAPSTVEVAIRADVQEELVFLLNYSGETAQVKLSVETEDLLSGSKLTGTVPLEPYGVWVLKKV, encoded by the coding sequence ATGCCGAAATCCTTATCTTTAGATCGCTTTCATTTGGGAGCTTGTTATTATCCTGAACACTGGGACGAATCGTTGTGGTCGGACGATCTCATAAGAATGAAGGAACTGGGCTTCAGCGTCATTCGGATTGGGGAATTTGCTTGGTCGATCTTCGAGCCGGAGGAAGGAAAGTTCGACTTCACGCTGTTTGACCGTTTCTTGGAGCAGGCAGACGCGATCGGGATTCAAGTGATCATGGGCACACCAACAGCTACGCCTCCGGCATGGCTTACTTATAAGTATCCAGAGGTGCTGAATGTGTCTATGGAGGGGGTCACGTTCCAACATGGTCAGCGTCGGCATTATAACTACAGTAGTCCCATTTATTTGGAGCTTTGCGCACGTATTACAAGAGAGATGGCACAACATTACAAAGATCATCCGGCCATCATGGGTTGGCAAATTGATAATGAGCTGAACTGCGAGATAAATGTTTTTTATGCCGAGGCAGATCATCAGGCCTTCCGATGCTGGCTAGAGGAAAAATACGGTACGTTGGAGCAACTCAATAAGACCTGGGGTACTGTATTCTGGAATCAAACTTATGACAGCTGGAAGCAGGTTCATCTAACTCGTCCAACCGTATCCGGGTCAACGAACCCTCATCAGTCTTTGGACGAGAAACGGTTTATATCCGATAACACCATTTCGTTTGCCAAACTACAAGTGGACATCCTTCGGTCAGTGGCGCCTAATCAGTGGGTGACAACCAACGGTGTATTCGGGCATTTGGATAGTCATAGGATGACGGATCAATTACTTGATTTTTTCTCGTACGATTCTTACCCTCAATTCAGTACCATTTATCCGGACCAAGGGGAGATGCCATTGCTGGATCGCAAGTGGGGGCTTTCTTTAAGTAACGTCAGAGGGATGTCACCAAATTTCTGCGTGATGGAGCAGCAATCCGGTCCGGGAGGATGGGTGAACAGGATGGAGATGCCATCCCCGCGTCCGGGGCAGATGCGATTGTGGACCTACCAAAGCATTGCTCACGGGGCAGACATGATTTTGTATTTCCGCTGGAGAACGGCAACGTTTGGTACAGAAATGTACTGGCATGGAATTAATGATTATCACAATCAGCCGAATCGTCGGGTCGCAGAAGCAGGCCGCGTCGGAAAGGAGCTGCAAAAGGTTGGAGGACGGATTCTTGGCAAACGCTACGTGGCAGAAGTTGCTCTACTTCGCGATTATGATAACGAGTGGGATGGCGAGTTGGATAAATGGTATGGTCCCTTGACAAAGCAAAGTGAGCTCGGCTGGTACAAGGCACTGCAGTATGGACATATACCTTCGGATATGGTTACAATCCGTCCGGGTATGGAATCAGAGCAGCTGCGGGAACTGGGAAATTACAAGGTGTTGGTATACACGCATCCGGCGATCCTAAGAGACAGTACAGCAGCTATGTTGCAGAAGTATGTAGAGGATGGGGGCATCCTGATCTTCGGTTGCCGCACCGGTTATAAGAACGAGTTTGGTCACTGCCGTATGCAGCTACTCCCAGGGCCTGCAGCCGAAATGAGTGGCGTTCATGTAGAGGACTTTACGATGGTAAATGGGACGGCATCACCTGTATCGGTGCGGTTTAAGGAACAAGCCCTTGATTTTTGGGCTCCAGACTTCAACGACATTTTGAATGTTCATGCTGATACGGTAGAAGTACTTGCAGAGTACGCATCAAGCTACTATGAAGGAAAACCGGCCTTGACCGTCAATCGTGTTGGCGAGGGACTGGTCTACTATTGGGGCGCAGCTTTTGACTTACCGATAGCGGCTGAGCTTCTAAGACAGCTGCCGGTGGCATCTCCGCTTGCGGGGTGGTGCCAAGCTCCTTCGACGGTAGAAGTTGCTATTCGTGCGGATGTACAAGAAGAGCTGGTATTTCTATTGAATTACAGCGGAGAAACGGCTCAGGTTAAACTGAGTGTGGAGACGGAAGATCTCCTTTCCGGTAGCAAGCTTACTGGTACCGTACCATTGGAACCGTATGGAGTATGGGTATTAAAGAAAGTTTAA
- a CDS encoding helix-turn-helix transcriptional regulator has product MIKIDCYLPSPILNKGILFPESLGHYKNFPNHGERRNAGLLIEYNLHIIFAGKGAIVHDGKEIELTPGMGFLFGKHTTQQYRTKPEDPWDVRWIHFDGQDVDSLLQGRSMHEPYLFSLHRPERLKPLMEEMLQLAQTYRHDYDVRISSLLYEILLEIVHHSNQIFGTSPGGTVHERIRHTAEYIRMQCQNMLDLKTMAATSGYSSFHFSRLFHQIMGSTPAQYLLQCRITLAKQLLVSTALTVKQIALESGFHQSSYFIKRFREQTGITPEQFRQLRRMG; this is encoded by the coding sequence ATGATTAAAATAGATTGTTATCTTCCTTCACCCATTCTAAATAAAGGTATACTGTTTCCCGAATCGTTAGGGCATTACAAGAATTTCCCCAATCATGGGGAGCGAAGGAATGCAGGATTACTGATAGAATACAATTTACATATCATTTTTGCAGGCAAAGGCGCTATTGTGCATGATGGGAAGGAAATCGAGCTTACTCCTGGCATGGGCTTTCTTTTCGGCAAGCATACGACACAGCAATATCGAACTAAACCCGAGGATCCCTGGGATGTCCGATGGATTCATTTTGACGGGCAAGATGTAGATTCGCTATTACAAGGCCGAAGCATGCACGAACCGTATCTGTTCTCGCTCCACCGGCCAGAACGTTTAAAACCGCTGATGGAAGAAATGTTGCAACTTGCCCAAACTTACCGTCACGACTATGATGTACGGATCTCTTCCCTGCTTTATGAAATTCTTCTGGAGATCGTCCACCATTCCAACCAAATTTTCGGGACCTCTCCCGGCGGCACCGTCCATGAGAGGATTCGTCATACGGCGGAATATATTCGTATGCAATGTCAGAACATGCTCGATTTGAAGACAATGGCTGCGACGTCAGGTTATAGCTCCTTTCATTTTAGCCGGCTCTTCCATCAGATCATGGGCAGTACCCCAGCTCAATATTTACTCCAATGCCGAATAACGCTGGCTAAACAGCTCCTTGTATCCACGGCACTCACTGTAAAGCAGATTGCACTGGAATCTGGTTTTCATCAAAGCAGCTATTTTATCAAGAGGTTTCGGGAGCAAACAGGTATCACACCGGAGCAGTTTCGTCAGCTAAGAAGGATGGGTTAG
- a CDS encoding helix-turn-helix transcriptional regulator: MKSHTSDRIKIPPGLWAGLCQLGLGAHDVARKARLPITIITEPVVTTAQYFAIWQAYSDLIGDTAQGIIRLVTVFDTAKYPPTVLATYHARDYRDALNRMARYKQLCPPENLHITEEGEHCTIDLEWLSPEQSGPPMLVGSTLACLLEIGRRGTGQPLKAQLVEFSHYMGDIQALEAYFGCRIRIGAKCNRLTLHRRDLDRPFVSYNEELLEILTPVLDRSLDEQQRSRSITEMVKWIMKRSLTRGRPDIQAVAKELSMSDRTLQRRLTDENTSFKILLTKARHEQAREYLADPSLDIKEVAFLIGYEDQNSFYRAFRQWEGDTPSNWRTEHLGTNSISGAR, encoded by the coding sequence ATGAAGTCTCATACCTCTGACCGTATTAAAATCCCGCCAGGATTGTGGGCAGGATTATGTCAGTTAGGGCTTGGCGCCCACGACGTAGCACGCAAAGCACGACTGCCGATCACCATTATTACTGAACCAGTAGTCACCACCGCCCAATATTTCGCGATCTGGCAGGCATATTCTGATCTCATTGGTGACACAGCCCAAGGAATCATCAGGCTTGTGACCGTCTTTGATACAGCAAAGTACCCACCGACTGTCTTAGCGACTTACCACGCTCGGGACTATCGCGACGCTCTAAACCGAATGGCTCGGTACAAACAACTGTGTCCCCCGGAAAACCTACATATCACGGAGGAGGGCGAGCACTGTACAATTGATCTGGAGTGGCTATCTCCCGAGCAGTCTGGTCCGCCGATGCTGGTTGGTAGCACGCTGGCTTGTCTTCTGGAGATTGGGCGCCGGGGCACAGGTCAACCTTTGAAAGCGCAGCTTGTTGAATTTTCGCACTACATGGGCGATATACAAGCCCTTGAAGCTTATTTCGGCTGTCGTATCCGGATTGGTGCAAAATGTAACCGATTGACGCTACATCGAAGAGACCTGGACCGCCCCTTTGTCTCGTACAACGAAGAGTTGCTGGAAATCTTGACTCCTGTTCTGGACCGATCGTTGGATGAACAGCAGCGCAGCCGTTCAATTACCGAGATGGTCAAATGGATCATGAAACGCAGCCTTACAAGAGGGCGCCCCGACATTCAGGCTGTGGCGAAGGAGCTCAGTATGAGCGATCGTACCTTGCAGCGCCGTCTTACTGACGAAAATACGAGCTTCAAGATTCTATTGACAAAAGCTAGACATGAGCAGGCACGAGAGTACTTGGCAGACCCCTCGCTCGATATTAAAGAGGTAGCATTCCTGATTGGGTACGAAGATCAAAACTCGTTTTACCGCGCCTTCCGCCAATGGGAGGGGGATACGCCTTCAAATTGGCGGACTGAACATTTAGGTACAAACTCGATATCAGGAGCACGCTAG
- a CDS encoding SDR family NAD(P)-dependent oxidoreductase — MDMGLKYKTALVTGSTKGIGKAIAIELAKEGANVLINGRNYEEVERTVNEIKSDFPATSPQNATADIVDIGQREALFEKCPEIDILVNNMGIYEIMQYVDVDDEVWEKYFRTNVLAANGLSKFYLPKMLKNDYGRLIFIASEEAIMPSGQMPQYGMTKSMLLSLSKSLSKLTIGTEVTVNTIMPGPTLSENVHQIIESMYPHEDMTFSEKEKDFMVTNLPQSEIQRFIKPIEIGRLATFVCSPYASAFKGSPIRMDGGMVPTIF, encoded by the coding sequence ATGGATATGGGATTAAAATATAAAACAGCTTTAGTTACAGGATCAACGAAAGGCATAGGTAAAGCAATTGCCATTGAACTAGCCAAAGAAGGTGCTAATGTACTAATTAATGGACGAAATTATGAAGAGGTAGAACGAACTGTAAATGAAATTAAGTCAGATTTCCCAGCTACCTCCCCTCAAAATGCTACAGCCGATATTGTGGATATTGGACAAAGAGAAGCCTTATTTGAAAAATGCCCCGAAATTGATATTTTAGTTAACAATATGGGTATTTATGAAATTATGCAATATGTGGACGTAGACGATGAAGTATGGGAAAAATACTTCCGCACTAACGTTCTTGCTGCAAATGGATTATCAAAATTTTATTTACCTAAAATGTTGAAAAATGATTATGGTCGCCTTATTTTTATTGCGAGTGAAGAAGCAATTATGCCTTCAGGACAAATGCCTCAGTATGGTATGACAAAATCTATGTTGTTGTCATTGTCAAAAAGCTTATCTAAATTAACAATAGGAACAGAAGTTACAGTCAATACGATCATGCCGGGACCAACGCTCTCTGAGAATGTGCACCAAATAATTGAGAGTATGTATCCTCATGAAGATATGACTTTTTCAGAAAAAGAGAAAGATTTTATGGTTACAAACCTGCCTCAATCTGAAATACAGCGATTTATCAAGCCTATTGAAATAGGAAGACTAGCTACATTTGTATGTAGCCCTTATGCATCTGCATTTAAAGGTTCTCCAATCCGTATGGATGGAGGAATGGTACCGACTATTTTTTAG
- a CDS encoding Gfo/Idh/MocA family protein — translation MKMDNRIYNVVIIGYGGMGSYHVQLIESNQQLAVGGVYDIVDYRMELAAAAGYKTYASLDAVLADEAVDIVLIATPNDVHKEIAIQALQAGKHVICEKPVTITSADFLDIVEVAKKENRVFTVHQNRRWDEDFRIIKDIIGNKTVGELFQLESRVQGANGIPGDWRQLKAYGGGMLLDWGVHLLDQLLQITDSKIESVAATLSYILGTEVDDGFASFIEFKDGLTAVIEVGTTNYVKLPRWYIKGTEGTAVIRDWDLSGEIVTRNPDVAHVEPKPIQAGQGLTKTMAPPSEESTLKFPIEKIPAAAESFYENFVSTIEGKAEIAIKNEEVHRVLVLIETIFEAAATKSVIRRTI, via the coding sequence ATGAAAATGGACAATCGTATATACAATGTAGTCATCATCGGTTATGGAGGCATGGGAAGCTACCATGTTCAATTGATCGAATCTAATCAGCAACTTGCCGTTGGCGGTGTATATGATATTGTCGATTACCGGATGGAACTGGCTGCGGCTGCCGGCTATAAAACCTACGCGAGCCTGGACGCCGTTCTGGCCGATGAGGCCGTCGATATTGTTTTGATAGCAACACCTAATGATGTTCATAAGGAAATCGCGATCCAGGCGCTACAAGCCGGAAAGCATGTCATTTGCGAAAAACCGGTTACGATAACGAGCGCGGATTTCTTGGATATTGTTGAGGTGGCAAAGAAAGAAAATCGTGTGTTTACGGTACATCAGAACCGTCGATGGGATGAAGACTTCCGAATTATCAAAGATATAATTGGCAATAAGACCGTGGGCGAGCTCTTCCAGCTGGAATCGCGAGTTCAGGGAGCTAATGGCATTCCAGGTGACTGGCGGCAACTAAAGGCGTATGGAGGAGGAATGCTACTGGATTGGGGAGTACATCTGTTGGACCAGCTGCTTCAGATTACGGACAGCAAAATAGAAAGCGTAGCTGCTACCCTAAGCTATATTTTGGGGACTGAAGTGGATGACGGCTTTGCCAGCTTTATTGAGTTCAAGGACGGCCTGACAGCAGTCATTGAAGTGGGTACAACCAATTACGTAAAGCTGCCACGCTGGTATATTAAAGGAACCGAAGGAACCGCAGTGATTCGAGATTGGGATTTGAGCGGAGAGATCGTCACCCGAAATCCAGATGTTGCTCACGTGGAACCCAAGCCGATTCAAGCAGGTCAAGGATTGACGAAAACGATGGCGCCGCCGTCTGAGGAATCCACCCTTAAGTTCCCGATTGAGAAAATACCTGCTGCTGCAGAAAGCTTTTATGAGAACTTTGTCTCCACCATCGAAGGAAAAGCGGAGATTGCGATCAAAAATGAAGAAGTACACCGTGTATTGGTGCTAATTGAAACGATTTTTGAGGCGGCAGCAACCAAAAGCGTGATTCGAAGAACTATTTAG
- a CDS encoding putative quinol monooxygenase: MNHFAMYGKLMALPGQRDALAGILLEAADLLKSNTDCYLYIVNVSDDDPNAVYVTEVWKDADAHAASLKNEEVLASIQRGRPLIVGAEPIKLRALGGKGL, encoded by the coding sequence ATGAACCATTTTGCTATGTATGGAAAGTTGATGGCACTTCCAGGGCAAAGGGATGCTCTTGCAGGCATCTTGCTAGAAGCGGCCGATCTGTTGAAGTCGAATACTGACTGCTATTTGTATATAGTCAATGTGTCAGACGATGACCCGAATGCGGTGTATGTGACCGAAGTGTGGAAAGATGCAGATGCTCATGCAGCCAGTCTTAAGAACGAAGAGGTACTGGCGTCGATACAACGCGGCCGACCGTTGATTGTCGGAGCGGAGCCTATTAAACTGCGTGCCCTAGGCGGAAAAGGCCTGTAG
- a CDS encoding MFS transporter codes for MSVRSWWLMISVGLGILLNPLNSSMVSVAIPSLQNVFHLDFTGVSWIIFSFYIASSIAQPVMGKASDLFGRRKIFLTGLVVAFIASLLAPLSLNFGWLIMFRIVQSIGTSMMVGVGMAIVRIHITEKQATALSVLSIFLSGAAAIGPFIGGVLIHWWNWPAIFFINIPFVVASFVLAWRNIPKDELPTSVARNMSFRKWFDLIDATGILLFTLGLVALLVGLLSAKSSGHISLGNVIVGLIGFVALGAFVRHELKATSPFIPLRTFASYPAMIWINVEFMLVNVLYYSLFFGLPSYLQMVRHVSEFQTGILMLSLGLCSLITSPIAGQWIDKSGPRPALLVSAILMTLGSVWLVTLNPNSPVISVCLALAAFGISNGLNNVGMQAALFQSSPKEIIGVASGLFSTSRYLGTIISSLLIGIVMGGTFSFKGFQMLGIILTVIALSLVFISRRHQKSAQLHES; via the coding sequence ATGAGCGTTCGCAGCTGGTGGTTAATGATTTCAGTTGGTCTAGGGATACTATTGAACCCATTAAATTCTTCGATGGTTTCAGTTGCTATTCCAAGTCTACAAAATGTGTTCCATCTTGACTTTACAGGTGTTTCCTGGATTATTTTTTCTTTCTACATTGCAAGTAGCATCGCTCAACCTGTCATGGGTAAGGCCAGCGATTTATTTGGTCGTAGGAAGATATTCCTTACCGGGCTTGTTGTAGCCTTCATTGCATCATTATTAGCTCCATTATCACTAAATTTCGGGTGGCTCATCATGTTCCGCATTGTGCAATCCATCGGAACAAGCATGATGGTTGGAGTTGGAATGGCTATTGTTCGAATTCATATTACAGAGAAACAAGCAACTGCGTTGTCTGTTTTGTCCATATTCCTATCTGGAGCAGCAGCAATTGGCCCCTTTATTGGCGGGGTGTTGATTCATTGGTGGAATTGGCCTGCTATCTTTTTCATCAATATTCCGTTTGTGGTGGCCAGCTTTGTATTGGCTTGGAGGAATATTCCTAAGGACGAACTGCCAACATCCGTAGCACGCAACATGTCTTTTCGTAAATGGTTTGATTTGATTGATGCAACAGGGATTCTGCTCTTCACATTGGGTCTGGTTGCCCTGCTCGTTGGGTTACTCTCGGCAAAATCATCTGGGCATATCTCATTAGGAAATGTCATTGTCGGGCTGATAGGCTTCGTTGCGCTGGGGGCATTCGTACGACATGAGTTAAAAGCGACATCACCCTTCATTCCTTTACGCACATTCGCCAGTTACCCTGCGATGATTTGGATTAATGTCGAATTCATGCTCGTTAACGTACTATATTACTCGCTCTTTTTCGGGCTTCCGTCCTACTTGCAAATGGTACGTCATGTCAGCGAATTCCAAACAGGCATTCTCATGCTAAGCTTAGGCTTGTGCTCGCTAATTACTTCTCCCATTGCAGGACAATGGATCGATAAATCAGGACCCAGACCGGCATTGCTGGTGTCCGCAATTCTGATGACATTGGGGTCAGTGTGGCTGGTGACATTGAATCCAAATTCACCGGTTATCAGCGTGTGTTTGGCTTTAGCTGCATTCGGTATTAGCAACGGTTTGAACAATGTAGGTATGCAAGCAGCCCTGTTTCAAAGTTCTCCAAAAGAAATAATCGGTGTAGCATCCGGATTATTTAGCACATCAAGATATCTGGGAACCATTATCTCTTCATTATTGATAGGTATCGTAATGGGAGGTACATTTAGCTTCAAGGGATTTCAAATGCTTGGGATTATCCTCACGGTAATTGCATTGTCTTTGGTATTCATAAGTCGGCGGCACCAGAAGTCAGCGCAATTGCATGAGTCATAG
- a CDS encoding GNAT family N-acetyltransferase, translated as MYELQTNRLLLKTLDLNLIEAAARRDIGAIEALGYKTSDEWPGHDKNNGTRGFDSWIIVDKDNQEIVGGIGFLGDPDQNGMIEIGFATNESHRRKGYCYEVAQKIIEWSLNHEEVQIITARCVPDNISSKNLLLKLGFQICHKDEELLYWKYQMKKVGGV; from the coding sequence ATATATGAACTTCAAACGAATCGGCTCTTATTAAAAACACTTGATCTTAATTTAATCGAAGCAGCAGCCCGACGTGATATAGGTGCTATTGAAGCTTTGGGTTATAAAACCAGTGATGAATGGCCGGGGCATGATAAAAATAATGGCACTAGAGGTTTTGATTCTTGGATCATTGTAGATAAGGATAACCAAGAAATTGTTGGAGGGATTGGTTTTTTAGGAGATCCTGACCAGAACGGTATGATTGAGATCGGTTTTGCAACGAATGAAAGCCATCGCCGCAAAGGCTATTGCTATGAAGTCGCTCAAAAAATAATAGAGTGGTCATTAAATCATGAAGAAGTCCAAATCATAACGGCAAGATGCGTACCTGACAATATCAGCTCTAAGAATTTGTTATTGAAGTTAGGATTTCAAATTTGTCACAAGGATGAAGAATTGCTTTATTGGAAATATCAAATGAAGAAAGTAGGAGGGGTTTAG
- a CDS encoding S-layer homology domain-containing protein: MLKKKWLIAPLVATTLFFGQSAFAANTFSDVEGTKYEWAAESIRSMVDKGIVKGYEDGTFKPSKTITKAEFVHMFHKLFLEIDRSSGESSDFEDARKHWANKDFAAIFNGDYVWPYAESVGGKYPNYQFYVKPDKPLTRWDVMMIASLRTNYTNQTLHPEIEEVISAAAQYKDMKVRQANYNDNFSAYYPVLYIDKTGEEYSYDGDSQDQKAEAFYTLTKMGVLTANEGYLHPKALVTRAEAVTILQRLYEATTK; the protein is encoded by the coding sequence ATGTTGAAAAAGAAATGGCTTATCGCCCCGTTGGTTGCGACGACACTGTTTTTCGGTCAATCTGCCTTCGCGGCAAACACGTTTTCTGATGTGGAAGGAACAAAATATGAATGGGCTGCCGAATCGATTCGTTCCATGGTCGATAAGGGCATTGTCAAGGGCTATGAAGATGGGACCTTCAAGCCAAGCAAAACCATAACGAAAGCGGAATTTGTACATATGTTTCACAAGCTTTTTCTAGAAATTGATCGTTCTTCCGGCGAATCTTCCGATTTTGAGGATGCGCGTAAACACTGGGCGAATAAAGATTTTGCAGCAATATTCAACGGGGACTATGTTTGGCCGTATGCTGAAAGTGTTGGGGGGAAATATCCAAACTATCAATTCTATGTCAAGCCTGACAAACCACTGACCCGCTGGGATGTGATGATGATTGCCTCTCTTCGGACGAATTATACCAATCAGACGCTTCATCCTGAGATTGAGGAAGTGATCTCAGCAGCTGCGCAGTACAAGGATATGAAAGTTCGTCAAGCCAATTACAATGATAATTTCTCGGCCTACTATCCGGTGCTGTACATCGACAAGACTGGAGAAGAGTACTCCTATGATGGAGATTCCCAGGATCAAAAGGCAGAAGCATTCTACACCCTAACCAAGATGGGGGTCCTTACCGCTAATGAAGGATACCTTCACCCAAAAGCGCTAGTCACACGGGCTGAAGCTGTTACCATTTTACAGCGTTTGTACGAGGCCACAACGAAGTGA
- a CDS encoding AraC family transcriptional regulator, with protein sequence MNFYLEIPELDRHFPFRSFINKGDVLCYPHWHKEIEIIYVTQGTLDLGINDISIRMKQGEVQFINGGDVHYFLASPDSERVVIQFDLSFFQEVSTLSDQKRPLRYIFTEMEQSSWNWPEETAAKMLPLIQSIYDENVNRHEGHAYMIKAKVFEMLTLIMREVPRSITPRLPELSERTLTQSKDTLYKLERIFEYVECHYHETISLKNVADYMGFSPYYFARLFKKNTGMTFVAFLNDYRLNKAKWILLNENNPITEVAEAAGFSSVKTFHHLFKEATGTSPLKYRRTIFGNKTARNEEESFS encoded by the coding sequence ATGAATTTTTATTTAGAAATCCCGGAGCTTGACCGACATTTTCCTTTCCGGAGTTTTATTAATAAAGGCGACGTGCTTTGCTATCCTCATTGGCATAAAGAAATTGAAATTATTTATGTGACCCAGGGAACCTTGGATCTGGGAATTAACGATATTTCGATACGCATGAAACAAGGTGAAGTTCAGTTTATAAATGGGGGTGATGTTCATTATTTCCTTGCCTCTCCCGACAGCGAACGGGTGGTTATTCAATTTGATCTGAGCTTTTTTCAAGAGGTTTCCACATTAAGTGATCAGAAACGCCCTCTAAGATATATATTTACGGAGATGGAGCAATCAAGCTGGAACTGGCCAGAAGAAACAGCAGCTAAAATGCTTCCTCTGATTCAAAGCATTTATGATGAGAACGTCAACCGACACGAAGGCCATGCTTATATGATCAAAGCCAAGGTGTTTGAGATGTTGACTCTTATTATGCGTGAAGTGCCGAGAAGCATAACCCCAAGGCTTCCTGAACTCTCAGAAAGAACCTTAACACAATCCAAGGACACTCTTTATAAACTGGAACGTATTTTTGAGTATGTGGAATGTCATTATCATGAAACCATCTCGCTGAAGAATGTCGCTGATTATATGGGGTTCAGTCCTTATTATTTCGCCAGGCTGTTTAAGAAGAATACGGGGATGACCTTTGTAGCATTTTTGAATGATTACAGACTAAATAAGGCAAAATGGATCTTGTTGAATGAAAACAATCCGATTACTGAGGTCGCAGAGGCGGCAGGGTTCAGTAGTGTAAAGACGTTTCATCATCTCTTTAAGGAAGCGACAGGAACATCACCATTGAAATACCGCAGGACAATATTCGGGAATAAAACAGCAAGAAATGAGGAGGAAAGCTTTTCATGA
- a CDS encoding LysR family transcriptional regulator: MELLQLQYFLTVARLEHVTEAARSLHVTQSSLSKTIQRLEEDLGVPLFDRTGRKLRLNEFGSRFLHRAERALFELEQGKQELSDLSSPEHGTLELAVTTASTLPNILREFRKKRPYIQFHVQMLTTQEMVTLLHRGEVDFCLSSPPIEGDDIECQIVFIDPILVAVPKGHRLADRSSVTLKDLRDEWFVGVKRGYGTRDLVDSVCKSEGFVPKYVYEGDEPARLSTLVEAEIGIAFIPSTARNSREHLKYLQVENHELVREIALLWHRSRYISRAALEFREVVVEYFGAISKQTI, from the coding sequence ATGGAACTTCTTCAACTGCAATATTTTCTGACGGTAGCTCGTTTGGAACATGTGACCGAAGCTGCACGAAGTCTGCACGTTACTCAATCGTCGCTGAGCAAAACGATTCAACGCCTGGAGGAAGATCTGGGGGTTCCTCTATTCGATCGAACAGGGAGGAAACTGCGATTGAATGAGTTCGGAAGCAGATTCCTTCATCGAGCAGAGAGGGCTTTATTTGAATTGGAGCAGGGGAAGCAGGAGCTTAGTGATTTATCCAGCCCGGAACATGGCACTCTCGAATTGGCGGTGACCACCGCTAGCACATTACCCAATATCCTGCGAGAGTTTCGGAAAAAGCGACCCTATATTCAATTTCATGTGCAAATGCTGACTACGCAGGAAATGGTAACGCTTCTTCATAGAGGCGAGGTCGATTTTTGCTTGTCCTCACCTCCAATAGAGGGAGATGACATCGAATGCCAAATCGTGTTTATCGACCCAATCCTTGTAGCTGTTCCAAAGGGGCATCGGTTGGCAGATCGAAGCAGTGTAACGTTGAAAGATCTAAGGGATGAATGGTTTGTCGGTGTAAAGAGAGGCTACGGTACTCGCGATTTAGTGGACTCTGTATGCAAATCGGAAGGTTTCGTACCTAAATATGTGTATGAGGGGGATGAACCTGCAAGGCTTAGTACGCTTGTGGAAGCTGAAATTGGCATAGCCTTCATACCAAGCACGGCAAGGAATTCACGGGAACATCTTAAATATCTCCAAGTAGAAAATCACGAATTGGTACGGGAGATCGCTTTATTATGGCACAGAAGTCGGTATATTTCGCGGGCTGCTTTGGAATTCCGTGAGGTAGTTGTAGAATATTTCGGAGCGATATCCAAACAGACAATATAA